From Daucus carota subsp. sativus chromosome 6, DH1 v3.0, whole genome shotgun sequence, the proteins below share one genomic window:
- the LOC108224304 gene encoding protein PHLOEM PROTEIN 2-LIKE A10: MDLRIVEKGLDYSRRRRKWGFLVAALGFSGYGAYRVYNLPSVVKRRERLLKVLGAFASVAEAVADSAEAIGIVSKDFNEFVKSDSDQVPNSLRQVSKLTMSEEFTAPVSGIMRAIAVGILRGYQSEQAKNVGDSADNSSLSDQVFDKLFSTAGSGFASVVVGSFARNMVIALSDSYGGKTNDSSNVASSSVPRWVEVLCDDKFRNLIADSIQLFVSTAVAAYLEKTMDINTYDELFTGMTNPKHERQVRETLATICNGAVETFVRTSHQVLTTANPNANSDSDMNLRLSRRRIKQKLDGEEPLPSDFTCNELDDEDQESGWVNKMYSTLAVPSNRRFVLDMTGRVTFETVRSCLDFVLEKLSDSVRSNLNGAYEEVIYKGVEAYRYVSAKSSTIVTICLSLCLHILNGPWILVPT, from the coding sequence ATGGATTTGAGAATTGTGGAAAAGGGTTTGGATTACTCACGAAGAAGAAGGAAGTGGGGGTTTCTTGTAGCGGCTTTGGGTTTTTCGGGGTATGGTGCATACAGAGTTTATAATTTGCCTAGTGTTGTTAAAAGGAGGGAAAGGCTGTTGAAGGTTTTGGGTGCTTTTGCTTCTGTTGCTGAAGCTGTGGCAGATTCTGCAGAGGCGATTGGGATTGTTTCGaaggattttaatgaatttgttAAATCTGATTCTGATCAGGTTCCGAATAGTTTGAGGCAAGTTTCCAAGCTGACAATGTCCGAGGAGTTTACAGCGCCTGTCAGTGGGATCATGAGGGCTATAGCTGTTGGAATTCTTCGCGGATATCAATCTGAGCAGGCTAAGAATGTGGGTGATTCAGCTGACAATTCAAGTTTATCTGACCAGGTTTTTGATAAGCTTTTCTCGACTGCTGGTTCCGGTTTTGCTTCTGTTGTTGTTGGGAGTTTTGCTCGCAACATGGTAATCGCTTTATCTGATAGTTATGGAGGTAAAACGAATGATAGTTCTAATGTGGCATCCAGTAGTGTTCCAAGATGGGTTGAAGTTTTATGTGATGACAAGTTCAGGAATCTGATTGCGGATTCTATCCAGTTATTTGTGAGCACTGCTGTTGCTGCTTATCTTGAAAAAACCATGGACATTAACACCTACGACGAGTTATTTACTGGAATGACAAATCCAAAGCACGAAAGACAAGTTAGGGAGACTTTAGCAACAATCTGTAATGGTGCAGTGGAAACCTTTGTTCGAACATCTCACCAGGTTTTGACAACTGCAAATCCTAATGCTAATTCCGATTCGGATATGAATCTTAGACTTAGCCGCCGCAGAATAAAGCAAAAGCTTGACGGGGAAGAACCACTACCATCTGATTTCACATGCAACGAATTAGACGACGAGGATCAGGAATCCGGATGGGTGAATAAAATGTATTCAACTTTGGCAGTACCGAGCAACAGGAGGTTTGTTCTTGATATGACTGGAAGGGTAACTTTCGAAACAGTTCGATCCTGCCTGGATTTTGTGCTGGAAAAGTTGTCAGACAGCGTGAGAAGTAATCTTAATGGTGCCTATGAGGAGGTGATCTATAAGGGAGTTGAGGCTTATAGATATGTTAGTGCCAAGTCTTCTACAATTGTTACAATATGTCTCTCTTTGTGCTTGCATATACTAAATGGCCCGTGGATTTTAGTTCCAACTTAA